One Oncorhynchus mykiss isolate Arlee chromosome 25, USDA_OmykA_1.1, whole genome shotgun sequence genomic window, AGAAGTTAGGTTCAGGAAAGTAGGATTttcaatgggaatcaattgtATGTGCCCCCTAGGTTGGTtaaacaagactgtgtgtgtgtgtgtgtgcgtgcagatCACAGTTAGTGATGCTCATCTGACCACTTCAATTCAGCAGTGTGTAAGGTCTGTTAATAAACCGCTGCAAAGTGTGTGAGTTCCCCACATCTTTATACATACACCGAAACAGTAGGTGCTGTCAATATGTTGGAGTAGAACATGTAATATGTACTACTATATATCTACTCACTTCAGTATTGGGAGCTGTATCACATTCTAATACAGTGGTAAACTTGAAGTATAGTTTCGTCTGAATTTCAGTCATCTTACTTTTTTGGTTAAAGTAGAGGGGggatagatgaaggggagacacTGTAGGAAGGTTGGACACAGAGATCAAACCTCGGCCTCTGCGGTCGACATGTGCGCTTGAGACAGGTGTGTTCCCACTAGACCACAGGCTCTGCACAAGAAATCTTACTTCTGTCTGAACAGGTGATTGgcctccagctcctcctcctccatggtcttgtcctgacctctgacctgtagtctcctcatcctctcctgtgAGCTGAGGCTGAGCATCAGCACCAGGCTGGGCCTCAGGAGGTCCCCTGGCCAGCCATACACCTCACTGCCAGCCTGGGGCAGGTTACCCAGCTTACCACCCACCGCCGTGGCAATGGCGTAGGCTGCTGTGCTGTGCCAGTACctgggaggaatggagagtataGGGAGATAGTGGGTTGTTGTGAGCCTCAAAGACCAGAGACTATGTCTGGTCTACTGGTGTTGTTTGGTGGTTCATTCACAGCTATGTTGAAAATTGGAACCTTTGCTGTGCTTTTTTTTTTATGACATTAAAGTGGCATAGCCTACTAAGGCAGTTACACATACGATTTTCACCATACAATGCCGTGTCCGAATACCTCTACTTGCTTTCTAAACAGTAGGCTGTTTGGGTATGTGAAAATAGAACGTTTTATAGCATGGGATATTTATTTTGGACCGAAGCTTGTCGCCTGCCTCCCCgtctttgggacaacgactcccattgttagggcggaggcgtgcatctcatcattatatacagatctctggtgtaagCATACGGTAAACGCtcataaaaatgaaaaataacaatTATGAACTTTCATTCGTAGGCTAGGTTGCAGTCCCCTCATGATTGGTATAGGGAGAAGTTGAGTATCATGTAGCagcctaaacctatggatgttacagtgagctgggtgaatggaatatgaatcatccaatatgctgtaataaaaACAAGTTCATGCTCCTAAAAAAAATACGattttcctccctcatcttaaacggcaccgacagCCACTGAGGGTTAGTACACGATGTGTCGTTTTAGTAAGAAGTAGGCAAAACAGATTTCAGACACAGCCATACATTCAGAAGAGATGACATATCCCAACTCATCAAACTTGCTACAACACCAAAGCTATTTCATCCTGCCCTTACCTGTCTACAATGACAGGTGCTTGTCTGGCCTCCTGGCCTATCTGTCCTGCTGTCAGGTAATTCCCAAGGGCGTAGAAGGCCCTGCGGATGAGGGGGGGCTCAGTGTCGAAGCGGGCCCTCCATGGGGACAGACACTGCGGAGGGGACTTCAGGAGAGTGGCCCCCAGTGCCTCCGTCAGGGACTCAGTCAGAGTGGTTTTCCCTGAGCAGTAGTGGGAATAGAGAGAAATTAGAGAAGGAAAAAAAGCATTGTAACTGACTGAAAGAGCATTCAGTTTTGTATGACCTGAGTTTTTCCTGATCGAAAGGAAAGGAAAACTCCTGGCCGTATACAATCGGCCACATTGAATTGGCAAGGACAATAGTGAAGTAGTAATGGTGTTAACCTGTAGCATCCAATCCCTCTATGACAATAACAGGAAAGTCCGTTTTCTCCTTAGACTCGAGTCGCTGGTCCACAAGCTCCAGCACTGCCTTGGACTCCGGGATGATGTCAACACACTACAGATGAGGAGCAAAGTAGATGGAGATGAGATAAGGTTGTAGTTGGCCTGTGTGAATATCATGTTATTCCTTTCTCCACCACTGGAGTGTGACATTGCtaggtttttattttgtccctGACTGCACACAGTATTACGCAGGcttatatagtttaccacagcatgagtcataatacccatactcaaacacggaaatggttccaatagtttttccaccattcattttatcCATtgtggattttagaaacacttcaaataagctgtgtttcgtgtaggtttaccctggcgcgacattttgataaccgtgtaaatccatctcggacaaggtgacattttgataaccgtgtaaatccctctcggacaaggtgacaagacattttgataaccgtgtaaatccctctcggacaaggtgacattttgataaccgtgtaaatccctctcagacaaggtgacattttgataaccgtgtaaatccctctcggacaaggtgacattttgataaccgtgtaaatccctctcggacaaggtgacattttgataaccgtgtaaatccatctcggacaaggtgacattttgataaccgtgtaaatccctctcggacaaggtgacaagacattttgataaccgtgtaaatccctctcggacaaggtgacattttgataaccgtgtaaatccctctcagacaaggtgacattttgataaccgtgtaaatccctctcggacaaggtgacattttgataaccgtgtaaatccctctcggacaaggtgacattttgataaccgtgtaaatcccTCTCAGACAAGGTGACATTTTGATTACCGTGTAAATCCCTATCGGACAAGGTGacatttttaccccctttttcgtgaTAATGATCTTGTCTCGTCGCTGGAACTCCACCACGGGCTGCCGAGAGGAGAAGGTCGAGTCATgcctcctccgaaacatgacccgccaagccacgctccttaacacccgcttgcttaacctggaagccagccgcaccaatgtgtcggaggatacaCCGTTTAACTAACAACCGATGTCAGCCTGCAggctcccggcccgccacaagaagttgctagagcacaatgagccaggtaaagccccccggccaaaccctcccctaacccggacggcactgggccaattgtgcgccgccctatgggactcccagtcatggctggttgtgacactgccttggttcaatcccaggctgtaaTGACGCGGCAGTACtgcggtgcagtgccttagaccgctgcgccactctggaggcctcagacaaggtgacttttatcaattcATTCGCCTGTATTTACCACCCAAtcatgaaatgctaattagctgataatgtggctatcatacagAACTACAAATGTCCAGCTGAAGCTTCACGTCACATCACAAAAatggaacctttatttaactaggcaatttcTAAATGTAGAATTTAATAAATgaataaacagagagaaaacatTGCTGACCGCAATGCAGCACCATTGCAGAGAAAAGAGGCCACTCTAGGCGGGCCacgaaataaataaatgctgaaacTAATGTTGGACAATCAAATTCGAGATGTAAACAAACAAAATGAGTTAAGCCTGGGTCAATAACACAGGCCTTATTTAACACTGCTCCAATGAAACGAGGCCCGCCACGCATTTATCAAAGCTCAAATGATCTCACTCTttttacagttctacaggaatattaaacTATACGTTGAATAAAAGTGTTATTTTTATTGTAATTGTAACAATTGTGGGATGGTACCATGTGTGATAGATAACAGCTGGCATATTATTAGTAAGAAACTCTGTTTCCTACTATAGGCAGCTGGCTGCATAGTTATTGCAACATTGTAACTCTCCACTGCAGATGTTAAAGTAAAATTTCCCTTCTGCCCGGTAAGGGACCTCCTATATGTGCACGCGCGCACCCACATTTTCTACCAGGctaatcatagaattacatagaTAATTGGAGCCTATGTCtttctattaaaaaaaatacGTGGTGGGCCTACCTTTTTAACAGACACAGTTATGATATCCATAGATGTCGGTATAGCCAAATCCTCCAATACTGTCACATGCAATCCTTAAAAACCAGGGCTCGAATTGAGTGAGGGTATCCCATACCCTTTGTTAAGGAAAAGAGCAAAAAGGATATCTATTGTTTGCTTTATATtttgaaataaatacataaaaagtaTCCAGATTAAATAAAGCGTTCTATAACAATGCTTAACTCGATGATGCCTTATGGTAGAAACGAGTTTTAAAATGGCCGCGAAGGACGTGACTCCGATGCAAAAAGGGATATATTGATGACTCTCTATGACATTCTGAGGCTGAGCTGCAGCTTATAATATTCGAGGAGATTTTTTGTTTTAAATGACTTTGCTATTCTGTCCCTATTAATTGAGCTTTTCACTTTCTGAAAAGAGAAGATGTTTGCTTAAACCCAGGAAGCTTTTAGGGAAGCACTTCTGTTGCTGGGTTATGCAATAGACAAGTAGCCAGCAGTTGAAGCTTCCATTTTTCTGCATCGATAGAGCCTCTGTCTGGGTGGAGAGGTAACTTTTGAAAGTGCCATGCTTAGATTCATAAGGATGTCTAAGAATTAATTATTTGAAAAACAGCATTGCAAACAAGACACTCTGGTTTGACATGGGAAATATATGGTAAGAATGCCTATTTCTCTGTCCGTTCTTCCCCATTTTCACTATCCACCTTTCTTTTGAGACTTTTTCAGCGCAGCATTTTCTCTTGATTGCAAGCAGGTTTTTCCCTAATCAacacacatagaaatatacaaaatgATTTTAATAGAGTCATTGGTGATTTCATCAACGTAATCTATATTAGGCTATGTCATTGACATTTAACTGGTTACATAGCCTATTAATCAGATGTGTTAAAAATCGTATTTAATTTGCAGCATACGCCTATGAATTGGGACGCTATTATGCTCAGTTCCTGAGACTTTCAGCTGAGAAAAAAGTTGGGCCAAAGCAAAACCTATTGCCGACCCCTGCTGTACACAGTTTAGCTGGGATAGGAGAGGGGGCTGCAGTGCGGCAGAATGTCCAGTGCTGGCCCTGtctgtaaattcagagcgttgtcagattgtcagttcataaattcagagcatttctCTCTTGGAGCCttcagagcacacactggactctggtcgaggagtagggttgatccgagcgttctgacctcacaacagcagtcaagcaccaaaGCTAACTGgttaaagttggctagcttgctagttacttccagacacaaatgagagaaaacCTCACTCTGACTATTTTACTTACTCTGACTATTTTACTCAaactagcagagctggttaagaCTGTTTTCATAGTAGCGTGttagtgactgtaactgtgctgctagTGTAACTAGTGATGTACTGACATTAAACTTTTGGCCAATACTGATATCTGATATTCAACATTTTTGCTGCCTTTttagcattctagtacagttaaatagttaacatgCACACATGgatgcagcagtctaaggcactgcatctcagtgcaagaggcgtcactatagtccctgattcgaatccaggctgtatcacctccggccgtgattgggagtcccatagggcggcgcacaattggcccagcgtcgtccgggccgtcattgtaaataagaatttgttcttaactgacttgcttagttaaataaaggttacacacacacacacacactgacccaaaaaatattttggtggcatttacgtatgtccccattaccagtaaaacataatcaaaacctatttctttcacttacttgctgtgctgtttcattgttcatttcAGTCGTTTccttctcaaccaggatttctattagaggtcgaccgattatgatttttcaatgccgatactgataccgattattggagtaCCAAAAAAatctgataccgattaatcagccgatttttatacatatatttgtaataatgacaattacaacaatactgaatgaacacttttattttaacttaatataaaacataaataaaatctatttagttgcaaataaataatgaacatggtcaatttggtttaaataatgcaaaaacacagtgttggagaagaaagtaaaagtgcaatacgTGCCATGTAaaaacgtttaagttccttgctcagaacatgagcaacatgagtcttcaatattcccagttaagaagttttaggttgtagttattataggaattataggactatttctctctacatcatttgtatttcatatacctttgaccattggatgttcttataggcactatagtattgccagcctaatctcaggagttgataggcttgaagtcataaacaacgcAATGCTTGAAgtacagcgaagagctgctggcaaacgcaggaaagtgctgtttgaatgaatgcttacgagcctgctgctgcctaccaccactcagtcagactgctctatcaaatatgaAATCAAAGACttaattatagtataataaacacaCATAAATACGAGGAAACTATCTGGAAACTataatttagaaaacaaaacgtttattctttcagtgaaatacattGCTAAGAATAAGGAAAATGACTAAAGTTTCAACTGGttattgttttcaggctggttgtattggtgctagctaggtagcaAGCTAAAGCTAgttaccccagaagttgcggtcgaataaattatgctttattaccaatgcAGTATTGTAAACACACcattcgtggccggtgtttgcttgtttgcagacgtttttgtacagctttgacagtgctactatATATTTTTTGACGTGCAAAGACCCAATTGGCGTTCCATAGCATGTATGTCTTGAAGCTAATTGCAGTGATggtattactgtgtaactccagtagtaactccagtagggcaacatctgaaaaatagcggaCTTGGTAGTGTtaaccggtgctcgaccagtcggcgaaagccaacatcaccaaCAACAGAGAATgattgattgtcaagggcaatgaattccagtATCTTCACTTTGATTGATTTTGCCTTTAAGTTGAGtctctgaaatgttcttactctttcaaatgactgctcgacctgttgactgctcgatccacacagcagacattgtgtgggctaggttagaaatgctgtgttgcacgtctAGCGCAACATTTTACATGGCGTTATTAtgtcatgtacctacgttatataggtatgcacggtagctttgacatcggtttttgaCATCGGCTTTAAACTAGACATCCGATATGTTCACGGATATATAAGTGTAACAgtgttgcttccgtccctcttctCGCCCCTTcccgggcttgaaccagggaccctctgcacacatcgacaacagtcaccctcgaagcaccATTATCCACCGCTCCACAAAAAAAGCGGCCTTGCAGAGctagggaaacaactacttcaaggtctcagagcgagtgacgtcaccgattgaaacgctattagtacacaccccgctaactagctagccatttcacaagGGTTACGCATGTAACTCaacccccttttgacctccttttctgcagcaaccagtgatccgggtcacggcaccaatgtaacagtgttgcttcaatctctctcctcgcccctacccgggctcaaaccagggaccctctgcatacATCGACAACAGTCATCCTCGAAGCACCGTTACCCATTGCTGCACAAAAaacacggcccttgcagagcaagagaaacaactacttcaaggtctcagtgcgagtaacgtcaccgattgaaacgctattagtgcgcaccccactaactagctagccatttcacaccggttacactagCAACAActgaattattttattttgttgtcAACCTTTACTGACACCtgtcatattcaacgggtgttgcaCATTCATTCATTAATCAGTTATTCTGAGCTCCGGCACACTCAAATGAGAGACTGCTCTGAAACTGGTACATAGCCAAACTGAATTTActtttgtaaattcactctggtgTTTTTTTGGAGATGTTTACTGACACAGTTCGTTGTGCGTTCGTATagtcatcagttattctgtgctctggcacactcagtcgagagtgctctgaaatcggagtagataccCAGAGAGAATTTACGAAAGCACATATTTTCAGCATTTATCCCAaaactagggatgcacgatatatcggtgaacatatcggaattggacgatattagctaaaaatgccaccATCGGTATGTCTAGGTTAATGcagatgtgcaaaaccgatgtcaaagctgacgggcgtacctatataacgtagatACATGCCGTAATGACGCCACGTATAATTTTgagctacacgtgcaacacaacATTCATAGCccagcccacaatgtctgctgtgtggatcaagcagtcaacaagtcgagcagtcatttgaaagagtaagaaaatttcagcgagacaactcaaaataCAAAATCCATTAAAGCCGAGATAATGGGATTCACTGCCCAATCGTTCTCTGtcatgggtgatgttggctttgtcCAACTGGTCGGCACCGGTACATACTACCAAATGTGCAATTTTTCAGATGTTACCCTACCgaagttacacagtaatagcgtcactgctattagcttcaagacatacatactatggaacgccattTGGATCTTCGCATGTCAAAAAGATACAGTAGAAAGCTGTACAAAAAGCTGTACAAAAAGtgtgcaaacaagcaaacaccggccacgaacgatgtgtttacaatactgcATTGGTAATAAAGCCTAATTTGCTCAAcagcaacttctggggtagctagctttagcttggtacctagctagaaccaatacaaccagcctgtaAACAAAGACCAGTATAAACTGCAGTCATTGTtcttaggaatccttgtgagtaagtattagctaggttgccacttgttgttcgcctattgaaattgagcttcagttcatgaaaataaatagctagccagctacttaaccctgttgcccaaagctaacgttatgaacagccagctagcttcatctggctaatGAGGCTCGACCGGAgttggttatgtgttgtgaagctagccacaataaagaTTAGGCACAATAGTAGAATTTggggtttgccttcaaaataaaagtgtcATTGACAGCGATGCAATTTAATACAATTAGTATAATTATgccatacttaaaaaaaaaaaagactaaccgttaagtccactattgtggctaatccttattgtggctagcttcacatagatgggtccgaccccCATCATTCAAATACAAACTgttttataaattagggttattttagatgacacctagctatatagttagctagctaactatagctactgaaacagcaCTGTAGGTGAgcaagacaactttaccagcatcatagcattcgtatcgatgaatcgtagtgtaatcaatgtgtaataactatgtaaaaaatgtatgaatgcgttaaattattatgtgacgtgcagtcatattcaggtcctgattggtcaacaagcttatttgacatgtcaaatagtgttatcgcctggtcattgttttatttttgacacgcaaagacctaAACAGAGTTCCttagcaaagacccaaacggcatcccatagaaatcctggttgagaaaaAAAAAGACTGAATACGaaacagggactgtagtgacgcctcttgcactgagatgcagtgccttagactgctgcgtccatgtgtgtgtgttaactatttaactgtactagaatgcttaaaaagcCGCTAAAATTGTAAATACCGGTTATTGGTGTCTATTTTTATACAAGGAAAATAACGGATAACAGTATTGGCCCAAAATGTCAAATTGGTGCATCACTACCCAAAATCCTACGCAAACCAGATGTAACTAATTTCGAGGGTTTTAGGATTACAAACCGGCCAGCTCTATACACATAATGACAACTGCACAAATACACGGCAACATGTGTCAACTGATTTGACACATAAAAGTGTCACTATTCAAACCTGTTGCAGAACTTTGTAGGCATCCTCAAAACTATAGAATACGTCATAGTTGATAATGCTGAGAGTTGAAGGATGATGCACTGGCTTTTCAGCAGGTACCACGCAGTATTTCTCCAACACCTCCACCCAACCGTCTTCTGTATTGGACCACAGGTGTTGCGAccactgtctgtcctctcccCCGCACAAGTAGGAGCATACATAGACTGGGTCATTGCGAAGCAACTCGCCTAATACTCGTTCAGTCGCTGAGGACTTAGATGCGTCTTTTAGAAAATATCCTTTGATGACAGAATCTTTGACATTTGGCTGAAATATGGACATTTCCAAAATCGTACATTCTGGAGGTAACTCTTTTGAAAGTTTTTTTTTCAGTCCTCCATAAAACTTTGCTCTTTCAATTTTGTCATCGCTCTGCACATGGAGCGAGTAGCACTTTTCATCAGCGAGGACATTTCTGAACACTTGTGGCCGCTCGCTCTGCTTGCTTGCTAGGGCGAAGTAGATTGGGTCAGAGTTCGTATCGAAGTCCACTGCAAAAACATAAGAAGACCACTGGCCCAACCGGGACATCATGCGTCTTGCCATCTTGAATCAAACCACGAACGAAATGCACTTTCAGCTGAATCACAACTGACAGGCACGCATGATTTGGGAaactggggggggtgggggggaaacGAAACTTATGGCGCTTGACAAGCAAACCGAAACTCGAGCCACTTGATAATACCAAAAACGAAAGTGATAAGGTGTGCCTATCATAATATGGCTGTTACTTACTGTCCCATGGCCTCACCTAAATGACACAAATGAGTCAGCAAATTTGCTTAGCACTATTACGGTATGAAGGCCTATTCAAAGCGCAGGCTTTTTATTATAAGCACTAACGTATGTAGGCATGTAATAGGACTGCATTTGAATAAATACATTATTGTtcattttattttcaagtttttaGAGCGCTGCAGTGGTGGTCATTTAGCCGAGTGCACCACTACTCATACAGTAGgtagcccactgggcacagacgtcagtcaacgtctagttttgatttagcCTACATTTGGTTGAGTCGTCAAAggtgaattaaaagtgaaatcgACAACAAAAAATGACCAtgacattggatttaggttcaaagcaATTTTTGAAAATCCAACCAGTtatccacgttgattcaacatgATCACATTTAATTGTTTGGTTGAAATGGCGTGGATTCAACCCGTTTTTGTGGGAGGCCTATTCAATTTTGGAATAGAAACTGCTCAGGTGACGTTATGAAGATCAGTTACATTACAACGCTAGGAGACGCTTCATTTATTGCGGAGTTGTGTTAGCCCTACATCAGAAGtttcaacaggacaggacagcttGAAGACTAGTAATATTGTTCTCTACTCAAGTCGTGTTTGTGAAGATGTTCCTACAGTTCTGCATAAGTTTCCTCCAGTGCATCTTTGCAATTGTCCTGGCCTGGCATGGATCAATGTGCGAGGACAGCAGGTGCACGTCGCATCACAGTTCTCTTCTACAGGGGAAATCAACCCAAGTGTCAATTATATTTGGTCCTACTCATTGAGGAAGCAAAGATAGTTTTACAGCTTCTCAATGAATCTGGTAAATTTTCCCCAAGATTATATTTATGCATTTTAAAATTCCCTATTTCAATTCACATTATATGTTATTAGATTAGTATTACAGCCTATTTCTATCTAATTTaatattatattcagtgtttATTAATGTCATACACGATAGAGATGATTTCTTGGGGAAATTAGTCCAATAGTGCAAACATGAACTCCAGCTCCCAAGTGTCAGTATTGTCAGCAATGGCAGCATGATCACAAAGAAGTGGTTCCAAACGATGGTTTTCATTTTAGGTTCTGTGTTAAAATAAAACATGGTAGGCCAACCAACGTTACCCCGGTGATCTTCATTATATCATAAAGCACCCATCATAAACAAACAAACCACGTTATCCTCAGGGAAAAAAACAAGTTAATGTTATTTACACTAGATGTCAGCACTGGGTTAGTTTTGATATGAGGTCACAAAAAGTGAACTCAGAGAAGCATTTCACACTTTTTATTTGAAAGGCCTCGCAGTTGACCATCAAAGTGTTTTTAAAAACGACTTGTTGATATTTTCACTTCAATAAATATAAACTATCACATGGATGTCTGGATatgaatacattttgaattcattgGTGTTTCAAAATAACATTCTTTGAGAGATGATGTCAGTTTTATCACCAAAACTCTCCTTGGCGAATACCAGGACATTCTGGCCATTTCCTGTGACAGCTTTGACAAGGACACCAACCAGACATTTGGCAGAGCCCAGGGCAGGAAGAGCCACCTGGACAACCTCTTCAAGGTCTGTGAGTGGTGCCAGAAGTACAAAGTGGCGTTCAAAATCAACTCTGTGA contains:
- the cmpk2 gene encoding UMP-CMP kinase 2, mitochondrial; this encodes MARRMMSRLGQWSSYVFAVDFDTNSDPIYFALASKQSERPQVFRNVLADEKCYSLHVQSDDKIERAKFYGGLKKKLSKELPPECTILEMSIFQPNVKDSVIKGYFLKDASKSSATERVLGELLRNDPVYVCSYLCGGEDRQWSQHLWSNTEDGWVEVLEKYCVVPAEKPVHHPSTLSIINYDVFYSFEDAYKVLQQCVDIIPESKAVLELVDQRLESKEKTDFPVIVIEGLDATGKTTLTESLTEALGATLLKSPPQCLSPWRARFDTEPPLIRRAFYALGNYLTAGQIGQEARQAPVIVDRYWHSTAAYAIATAVGGKLGNLPQAGSEVYGWPGDLLRPSLVLMLSLSSQERMRRLQVRGQDKTMEEEELEANHLFRQKVEEAYQRIEGPACITVDASPSPDQVLQQVLLLIREKCHL